From a single Natronorubrum tibetense GA33 genomic region:
- a CDS encoding ABC transporter permease encodes MIDGLSRWTIVAITASIAVVWIALGVVFPDSWAGVTLSVAASPGTHTAMLRLAVPIALAAIGGIFAEKSGVINIGIEGLLIVSAFSAVIVTFWLGSGESTFAVSHHWWGLLAGVLVSTLFALLFAVVCIEYKADQIIAGLALWLIALGLAPFVSRIVFDSPNTGNVGTFDNVTIPVLSEIPLLGYLLFDTPPQVYLMFGAVLVGWYVLNWTSFGRWVVASGENPKALDTAGVDVRKVRYAAVILSGVFAGLGGAGFALGQLGTFAGGGETDMQGRGFIAIATYLFANYHPLGALAGSFLFAGLDAFQLRIQNIGYAVPSELVRTIPYVVVILVITFVGKTRLPDAAGENYESGED; translated from the coding sequence ATGATTGACGGACTCTCACGCTGGACCATCGTCGCGATAACCGCCTCGATCGCGGTTGTCTGGATCGCTCTTGGCGTCGTCTTTCCCGACTCGTGGGCGGGCGTCACGCTGTCGGTCGCCGCCAGCCCGGGAACGCACACGGCGATGCTCCGGCTGGCCGTCCCCATCGCGCTCGCCGCGATCGGGGGAATCTTCGCGGAGAAGAGCGGCGTGATCAACATCGGAATCGAGGGGCTGCTCATCGTCTCGGCGTTCAGCGCGGTGATCGTCACCTTCTGGCTGGGCTCCGGCGAGTCGACGTTCGCGGTCTCACACCACTGGTGGGGGCTGCTCGCGGGCGTGCTCGTGAGCACGCTCTTCGCGCTGCTGTTCGCGGTCGTCTGCATCGAGTACAAGGCCGATCAGATCATCGCGGGACTGGCGCTCTGGCTCATCGCACTCGGATTGGCACCGTTCGTCTCGCGAATCGTCTTCGACAGTCCGAACACCGGAAACGTCGGCACGTTCGACAACGTGACGATCCCGGTGCTGTCCGAGATTCCGCTGCTCGGCTACCTGCTGTTCGACACGCCGCCGCAGGTCTACCTCATGTTCGGGGCCGTCCTCGTCGGCTGGTACGTGCTCAACTGGACGAGCTTCGGGCGCTGGGTCGTCGCCAGCGGCGAGAACCCAAAGGCGCTCGATACGGCCGGCGTCGACGTCCGAAAGGTCCGCTACGCGGCGGTCATCCTCTCGGGCGTGTTCGCCGGTCTCGGCGGTGCGGGGTTCGCCCTCGGCCAGCTCGGGACCTTCGCCGGCGGCGGCGAAACCGACATGCAGGGCCGCGGCTTCATCGCCATCGCGACCTACCTGTTCGCGAACTACCACCCCCTCGGCGCGCTCGCTGGCTCGTTCCTCTTTGCGGGCCTCGACGCGTTCCAGCTCCGAATTCAGAACATCGGCTACGCCGTCCCGTCGGAGCTCGTCCGCACGATCCCCTACGTGGTGGTGATCCTCGTGATCACCTTCGTCGGGAAGACTCGGCTCCCGGATGCCGCCGGCGAAAACTACGAGTCCGGCGAGGACTGA
- the cdd gene encoding cytidine deaminase has protein sequence MNETELLEAARDVQSDAHVPYSEYRVGAALETADGEVFVGCNLENANYSNSLHAEEVAVAEAVKNGHRDFARLAVSSGRRDGVTPCGMCRQTLAEFCDDDLLVICDEGEDEDPMEYTLGGLLPNTITEEMLE, from the coding sequence ATGAACGAAACCGAACTCCTCGAGGCCGCCCGCGACGTCCAGTCCGACGCCCACGTTCCCTACTCCGAGTACCGCGTCGGTGCCGCCCTCGAGACCGCCGACGGTGAGGTCTTCGTCGGCTGCAATTTAGAGAACGCGAACTACAGCAACAGCTTACACGCGGAGGAGGTGGCCGTCGCCGAGGCGGTCAAGAACGGCCACCGCGACTTCGCCCGCCTCGCCGTCAGCTCCGGCCGCCGCGACGGGGTCACCCCCTGCGGGATGTGTCGCCAGACCCTCGCCGAGTTCTGCGACGACGACCTCCTCGTGATCTGCGACGAGGGCGAGGACGAGGACCCGATGGAGTACACGCTCGGTGGCCTGCTGCCGAACACGATCACCGAGGAGATGCTCGAGTAG
- a CDS encoding flavin reductase has translation MGVERADCRTVLASRVANAAVSMECTLHDSLEAHDKLMILGDVQHVHVDDELLDEEDGKLDMRNLPTVGRLGGPYYTVSDPVEFDRQF, from the coding sequence GTGGGCGTCGAGCGCGCCGACTGTCGAACCGTCTTGGCGTCGCGGGTCGCGAACGCGGCCGTCTCGATGGAGTGTACGTTGCACGACTCGCTCGAGGCCCACGACAAACTGATGATCCTCGGCGATGTCCAGCACGTCCACGTTGACGACGAACTGCTCGATGAGGAGGACGGGAAACTCGATATGCGCAATCTCCCGACCGTCGGCCGGCTCGGTGGGCCGTACTACACGGTCTCCGACCCGGTCGAGTTCGATCGCCAGTTCTGA
- a CDS encoding DUF488 domain-containing protein, whose product MARETEGTDEADDQNGFEGTLTDTYVAALQHDLVGLSSETTLVGVVRKPTPWFHGAVDENLPALGPPAALLESFRTTVDDCKMRGVCEEGAHNAAWDEVGFEERYRGYLEESADARAALERLETRLADGESLALVCFENTAKKRCHRTVLRDVLAERA is encoded by the coding sequence ATGGCACGCGAAACCGAGGGGACGGACGAAGCCGATGACCAGAATGGGTTCGAGGGAACGCTCACGGACACCTACGTCGCCGCGCTGCAACACGATCTCGTCGGTCTCTCGTCCGAGACGACGCTCGTCGGCGTCGTCCGGAAACCGACGCCGTGGTTTCACGGGGCCGTCGACGAGAATCTGCCGGCACTCGGGCCGCCAGCGGCGTTGCTCGAGTCGTTCCGGACGACCGTCGACGATTGCAAGATGCGTGGCGTCTGCGAGGAGGGCGCGCACAACGCCGCGTGGGACGAAGTCGGATTCGAGGAGCGGTATCGAGGCTACCTCGAGGAGTCGGCCGACGCGCGGGCAGCGCTCGAGCGCCTCGAGACCCGACTCGCGGACGGCGAGTCGCTGGCGCTGGTCTGTTTCGAGAACACCGCAAAGAAGCGCTGTCACCGAACGGTGCTTCGGGACGTGCTCGCGGAACGAGCCTGA
- a CDS encoding nucleoside phosphorylase, with the protein MTGDSEDPNADVQYHLEVGSDDVAETVLLPGNPERLEKIVDFWDDHEVTAHHREYRTATGTTDGTPISVTSTGIGSPSAAIAVEELARVGCDTFIRVGSCGAIQPEMDVGDLVITTGAVRQEGTSDEYVREDYPAAADHEVVCALIAAAERLGYDYHTGITMSADSFYAGQGRPGFDGFEAAGADDLVDQLKEANVKNIEMEASAIVTIANIYGLRAGAVCTVYANRETGEFRTEGESRAAETATLATHLLAKMDAVKREAGADRWHAGLSLEDA; encoded by the coding sequence ATGACCGGCGACAGCGAAGATCCGAACGCCGACGTACAGTACCACCTCGAGGTCGGCTCCGACGACGTCGCGGAGACCGTGCTCCTCCCGGGGAATCCGGAGCGACTCGAGAAGATCGTCGACTTCTGGGACGACCACGAAGTCACGGCACACCACCGCGAGTACCGAACTGCGACGGGTACGACCGACGGAACGCCGATCTCGGTCACGTCGACGGGGATCGGCAGTCCATCGGCCGCCATCGCCGTCGAGGAACTGGCTCGCGTCGGCTGTGACACGTTCATCCGCGTCGGCTCCTGCGGTGCGATCCAACCGGAGATGGACGTCGGCGATCTGGTGATCACGACCGGTGCAGTTCGCCAGGAGGGCACCAGCGACGAGTACGTGCGGGAGGACTACCCCGCCGCAGCCGACCACGAGGTCGTCTGCGCGCTCATCGCGGCCGCCGAACGACTCGGCTACGACTACCACACGGGCATCACGATGAGCGCGGACTCCTTCTACGCGGGCCAGGGGCGGCCCGGCTTCGACGGCTTCGAGGCTGCCGGCGCGGACGACCTCGTCGATCAGTTGAAGGAGGCGAATGTGAAGAACATAGAGATGGAAGCGAGCGCGATCGTGACCATCGCGAATATCTACGGCCTGCGGGCCGGTGCCGTCTGTACCGTCTACGCGAACCGCGAGACCGGCGAGTTCCGAACCGAGGGGGAGTCTCGCGCCGCCGAGACGGCGACGCTCGCGACCCACCTGCTCGCGAAGATGGACGCCGTCAAGCGGGAGGCGGGCGCGGATCGATGGCACGCCGGGCTCTCGCTCGAGGACGCGTGA
- a CDS encoding APC family permease: protein MSEHGIIDQKVGLIGATVLIIGNVIGVSAFVLPGPLAGDAGPGIIFALLLALIPLTFGILMSLQLGSAIPVAGGSYVYASRLVGPFWGFLLPWITIPGVWAGMLFIGLGFAEYAGFVADNISAIPAIPDLWLIYGLLIPFIVLNVLGIKMVAIVQFMMVSIIVVGILAFILPGAFIVDTTNYTPLFPEGTGPAIVAVVSLYFPLRGFRLVVELGEEMENPAKNIPRVLGLSAAISLSLLVGLVVVLVGSANYEVLGGMDAAVAEVSLQNFPTALTALVLMAAAMGALTSINMTYTAYSRLLMRAGRDNIIPGATARIHERYDSPYVAVLLLGIPPLLVAPISPGTVTLSVALSLTILFGLAVAGVALWNLPKVFPDRYEYSLYKLPPWLLKTTAVGAVVSAAILWVLVSTQLPVMVAVLAGWILLGYLFYRARISYFEKRGIDLESRMKRLHDNEQI, encoded by the coding sequence ATGTCTGAACACGGAATAATCGATCAGAAAGTTGGACTGATAGGGGCCACGGTACTGATAATCGGAAACGTCATCGGGGTGAGCGCGTTCGTGCTGCCCGGGCCGCTGGCGGGGGATGCCGGGCCGGGGATCATCTTCGCGCTGTTGCTCGCGTTGATTCCGCTGACCTTCGGGATCCTGATGTCGCTCCAACTCGGCAGTGCGATACCCGTCGCCGGGGGAAGTTACGTCTACGCGTCGCGGCTCGTGGGGCCGTTCTGGGGCTTTTTGCTCCCGTGGATCACCATCCCCGGCGTCTGGGCCGGCATGCTGTTCATCGGACTCGGCTTCGCCGAGTACGCCGGGTTCGTCGCCGACAACATCTCGGCTATTCCGGCGATTCCCGATCTCTGGTTGATTTACGGGCTGCTTATCCCGTTTATCGTTTTGAACGTACTCGGGATCAAGATGGTCGCCATCGTCCAGTTCATGATGGTCTCGATCATCGTCGTCGGAATACTCGCGTTCATCCTTCCGGGCGCATTCATCGTCGATACGACCAACTACACGCCGCTGTTCCCCGAGGGAACCGGCCCTGCTATCGTCGCCGTCGTCTCGCTTTACTTTCCACTTCGGGGCTTCCGACTCGTCGTCGAACTCGGCGAAGAGATGGAGAACCCCGCGAAGAACATCCCGCGCGTGCTCGGGCTGTCGGCCGCGATCTCCCTCTCGCTGCTGGTCGGACTCGTCGTCGTCCTCGTCGGCTCGGCGAATTACGAGGTGCTCGGCGGGATGGACGCCGCCGTCGCGGAGGTGTCCCTGCAGAACTTCCCGACGGCACTGACTGCACTCGTCCTGATGGCCGCGGCGATGGGTGCGCTAACGTCGATCAACATGACCTACACCGCGTACTCGAGGCTCCTGATGCGGGCTGGTCGTGACAACATCATCCCGGGGGCGACAGCCCGTATTCACGAGCGCTACGACTCGCCGTACGTGGCCGTCCTCCTGCTGGGTATTCCGCCGCTGCTCGTCGCGCCGATCTCGCCGGGAACGGTCACCCTCTCCGTGGCGCTCTCGCTGACGATCCTGTTCGGCCTCGCCGTCGCCGGCGTCGCGCTGTGGAACCTGCCGAAGGTGTTCCCGGACCGCTACGAGTACTCGCTGTACAAGTTGCCGCCGTGGCTGCTCAAGACCACCGCCGTGGGTGCGGTCGTCTCCGCGGCGATCCTCTGGGTACTGGTGTCGACGCAGCTACCGGTGATGGTCGCCGTCCTCGCCGGCTGGATACTCCTCGGCTATCTCTTCTACCGCGCTCGAATCTCGTACTTCGAGAAGCGCGGTATCGACCTCGAGAGCCGGATGAAACGCCTCCACGACAACGAGCAGATTTGA
- a CDS encoding mechanosensitive ion channel family protein, whose amino-acid sequence MDWQTLIDEPAVIAAAVLALGIVVGYLVGRLNEELLTASGVPETVEGTPFERTAQSIGTSTVGIVARLSSWFIYGIAVLTAIHIAQLLDTDAFWLRVTEFIPQVFIAVLVLIIGFIVADKAELVVGEYLRGVKLPEVSVLPKLVKYTVLYVTFIIALGQIGVHVVALLILLTVYALGIVFVGTLAFKDFLVSSAAGIYLLLNQPYGIGDRIRIGDQTGIVQEVDLFVTKIEDESEEYIVPNRKVFEDGIIRIRE is encoded by the coding sequence ATGGACTGGCAGACCCTCATCGACGAACCGGCCGTGATAGCCGCGGCAGTGCTGGCGCTCGGGATCGTCGTCGGCTATCTCGTCGGACGGCTCAACGAGGAGTTGCTGACAGCATCCGGCGTGCCGGAGACGGTCGAGGGAACGCCGTTCGAGCGGACCGCTCAGTCGATCGGGACCTCCACGGTCGGCATCGTCGCGCGATTGAGTTCGTGGTTCATCTACGGAATCGCCGTGCTCACGGCGATTCACATCGCGCAGTTGCTGGATACGGACGCGTTCTGGCTGCGCGTGACGGAGTTCATCCCACAGGTATTCATCGCCGTCCTCGTGCTTATTATCGGCTTCATCGTCGCGGACAAGGCAGAGCTGGTCGTCGGCGAGTACCTCCGCGGCGTCAAACTCCCGGAGGTATCGGTCCTCCCCAAACTCGTCAAGTATACCGTCCTCTACGTGACCTTCATCATCGCGCTGGGTCAGATCGGAGTGCATGTCGTCGCGCTGTTGATCCTGTTGACGGTGTACGCCCTCGGAATCGTCTTCGTGGGAACCCTCGCCTTCAAGGACTTTCTCGTCTCGAGTGCGGCGGGCATCTACCTGTTGCTCAACCAGCCCTACGGGATCGGAGACCGGATCCGGATCGGCGACCAGACGGGAATCGTCCAGGAAGTCGACCTGTTCGTGACGAAAATCGAGGACGAGTCCGAGGAGTATATCGTCCCCAATCGGAAAGTCTTCGAAGACGGAATCATCCGTATTCGGGAATAG
- the dacZ gene encoding diadenylate cyclase DacZ produces the protein MDGLDDVFGDLYANVDAVVLFSPSGSYYERFTEIEDLDLIVIGTENAVGAETFVELPLAFDDIRERIKFGLEGALEQGLIDGGDELLCATNTFSDSIDTLSRVRADAEAHTGIYDLFVKSRAEPEVVKAVLELAIELGKKGQKGKPVGALFVVGDAGKVMNKSRPLSYNPFEKSHVHVGDPIVNVMLKEFSRLDGAFVISDAGKIVSAYRYLEPSAEGVDIPKGLGARHMAGGAITRDTNSITIVLSESDGLVRAFKAGELILEVDPEAY, from the coding sequence ATGGACGGGTTAGATGACGTGTTCGGGGATCTCTATGCGAACGTCGATGCAGTCGTTCTCTTTTCGCCGAGCGGCTCGTACTACGAGCGGTTTACGGAGATCGAGGACCTCGATCTGATCGTCATCGGGACCGAAAACGCCGTCGGCGCGGAGACGTTCGTCGAACTGCCGCTGGCGTTCGACGACATCAGAGAGCGAATCAAGTTCGGACTCGAGGGTGCGTTAGAGCAGGGATTGATCGACGGTGGCGACGAACTTCTGTGTGCGACGAACACCTTTAGCGACAGTATCGACACTCTCTCTCGCGTCCGCGCGGATGCCGAAGCCCACACGGGGATCTACGACCTCTTTGTCAAGTCACGAGCGGAGCCGGAGGTCGTCAAGGCGGTCCTCGAGTTGGCCATCGAACTCGGAAAGAAAGGCCAGAAGGGGAAACCGGTCGGCGCGCTGTTCGTCGTCGGCGACGCGGGCAAGGTGATGAACAAGTCTCGGCCGCTGTCGTACAACCCCTTCGAGAAGTCCCACGTTCACGTCGGCGACCCGATCGTGAACGTGATGTTGAAGGAGTTCTCGCGGCTCGACGGAGCGTTCGTCATCTCCGACGCAGGAAAGATCGTCTCGGCGTACCGGTACCTCGAGCCGTCCGCCGAAGGGGTCGACATTCCCAAAGGGCTCGGCGCTCGCCACATGGCGGGCGGGGCGATCACGCGGGACACGAACTCGATAACGATCGTCCTCTCCGAGAGCGACGGACTCGTGCGGGCGTTCAAGGCCGGCGAGCTCATTCTGGAGGTCGATCCGGAGGCGTACTAA
- a CDS encoding transcription initiation factor IIB family protein — MHSARDRIEYEQWLDELECVADRLELSTDARSCAVDLFLADVPDEDRSKQAVLAASVYAGSLVAGDGRTQGAVADAADVSRLSIQSRWKELLETAGLEPPRW; from the coding sequence ATGCACAGCGCTCGAGATCGTATCGAATACGAACAGTGGCTCGATGAACTCGAGTGCGTCGCGGACCGGCTGGAGCTTTCGACCGACGCACGGTCGTGTGCGGTGGATCTCTTTCTGGCCGACGTTCCCGACGAAGACCGGTCGAAACAGGCTGTTCTCGCGGCCAGCGTCTACGCCGGATCGCTCGTCGCGGGCGACGGCCGAACGCAGGGGGCCGTTGCCGACGCTGCAGACGTCTCGCGACTCTCGATTCAATCCCGCTGGAAGGAGTTACTCGAGACGGCGGGTCTCGAACCACCGCGATGGTAG
- a CDS encoding phosphopantetheine adenylyltransferase: MDVALGGTFDPVHDGHRRLFERAFELGDVTVGLTSDELAPKTRHVERRVRAFDERKAALEDELESITDNYDREFEIRRLDGPTGIATEPQFDYLVVSPETKDGGERINEIRRERGHDPLEVVVVPHLRADDGDIISSTRIVMGEIDEHGNVLEDAERETDRSE; encoded by the coding sequence ATGGACGTCGCGCTTGGTGGGACGTTCGACCCCGTCCACGATGGCCATCGTCGGCTGTTCGAACGGGCGTTCGAACTCGGGGACGTGACTGTGGGACTGACGAGCGACGAACTCGCACCGAAGACACGACACGTCGAGCGACGGGTCAGAGCGTTCGACGAGCGGAAAGCGGCGCTCGAAGACGAACTCGAGTCGATCACCGACAACTACGACCGCGAGTTCGAGATTCGACGCCTCGACGGACCGACCGGGATCGCGACCGAACCGCAGTTCGACTATTTGGTCGTCTCGCCCGAAACCAAAGATGGCGGCGAACGGATCAACGAAATCCGTCGCGAACGAGGGCACGACCCACTCGAGGTTGTCGTCGTTCCGCACCTGCGGGCCGACGACGGCGACATCATCTCGAGTACGCGAATCGTCATGGGCGAAATTGACGAACACGGGAACGTCCTCGAGGACGCGGAGCGCGAAACGGACCGCTCGGAGTGA